The Phycisphaerae bacterium genome includes a region encoding these proteins:
- a CDS encoding SPFH domain-containing protein: protein METREFDTSTSSGWGMLFALFATGIGLGFVGYLVISAVIIMGIVAWGLVSLVWLVLWFGFFTLQPNVSAVLILFGKYKGTVRTSGFHWANPFFEKKKISLRAHNLAGETLKVNDSRGNPIEISLVVVWRVVNTVKAVFDVEDFQGYVQVQSEAALRHLAMAYPYDTFDEVEKLTLRGSVDEISAALNKEVQDRVARAGVDVEEARISHLAYAPEIAGAMLQRQQAEAIIAARQRIVDGAVGMVEMALEKLEEHKTVDLDPERRAAMVSNLLVVLCGDKAVHPVVNTGTLYT from the coding sequence ATGGAGACCCGCGAGTTTGACACTTCGACGTCGAGCGGTTGGGGGATGCTTTTCGCGCTCTTCGCGACGGGCATCGGGCTTGGGTTCGTCGGGTACCTCGTGATTTCGGCCGTGATCATCATGGGGATCGTCGCCTGGGGATTGGTGTCGCTGGTGTGGTTGGTTTTGTGGTTCGGGTTTTTCACGCTGCAGCCGAACGTCTCAGCGGTGCTCATCCTGTTCGGCAAGTACAAGGGGACGGTGCGGACGAGCGGGTTTCACTGGGCCAACCCTTTCTTCGAGAAGAAAAAGATATCGCTTCGCGCGCACAACCTCGCGGGCGAGACGCTGAAGGTGAACGACAGTCGCGGAAACCCCATCGAGATTTCGCTCGTGGTGGTCTGGCGCGTGGTGAACACGGTGAAGGCGGTCTTCGATGTCGAGGACTTCCAGGGCTACGTGCAGGTCCAGAGCGAGGCGGCCCTTCGGCACCTGGCGATGGCCTACCCCTACGACACGTTCGACGAGGTCGAAAAGCTGACGCTGCGCGGGAGCGTGGACGAGATCTCGGCCGCGCTGAACAAGGAAGTGCAGGATCGCGTGGCGCGCGCCGGGGTCGATGTCGAGGAAGCCCGGATCAGCCACCTGGCGTACGCTCCGGAGATCGCCGGGGCCATGCTCCAGCGGCAGCAGGCGGAGGCGATCATCGCGGCGCGGCAGCGCATCGTGGACGGGGCCGTGGGCATGGTGGAGATGGCCCTGGAGAAGCTGGAAGAGCACAAGACGGTCGATCTCGATCCGGAGCGCCGGGCGGCGATGGTGAGCAATCTGCTGGTGGTGCTGTGCGGAGACAAGGCCGTCCACCCCGTGGTGAACACGGGCACGCTGTACACCTGA
- a CDS encoding S8 family serine peptidase, whose amino-acid sequence MSTSSKGIVGKVCAFGILPALVLGWGVALAEGPAPSADTASYATVAETLMKEDAAAPQGVPALPDEPVLSEVPEAPLDIAALKAEHAGGPGLHSVIVTTGVSQKPGRTDRPDLAAFAARQGGILKYSYDAALPGVYNLRGLTDAAVEELRKTPGVVSVEEDQYYPDLLRLHKSTPLIRGLQSQITGAGLSANGSGIRVCVVDTGIDSDHLMYSSRIDTAAGRDFYNDDNNPEDDNGHGSHVSGIAVGGTGLSVDFGCVGPQPFQGVAPAATLIGIKVLNSSGGGFDSDIIAGINYGADQTANGGRCDVMNMSIGIGQYSGPCTHSWAVAANNAVANGVVVVAASGNENYANALSSPACGVNVIAVGATYNDDYPNCEISTSTFSWGVCTDIRPVEDQIVCFSNESDYLDVAAPGSIIYSASNAAGGGSIVGQSGTSMASPHVAGLAALILDADPTLTPAEVRQIIRDGAIDKGTPGFDRAYGYGRIDVINSLNLVGGVGCTTNPECDDGLWCNGAETCVGGTCQSGTAPNCNDGVACTTDSCNESTDSCNHVPSNAACDDGQFCNGAETCNVTLGCQAGTDPCAGGPCDENNNLCQQPSNEQLWVVFTTAATVPGLGTVQNEDIVAYDVGAGTWSWVFDGSDVGLGSFAINGMTKLADGSLLLTFTAAGTVGGVAMDDSDIVRFVPTSLGATTAGSFSMYFDGSDVGLTVNDEDIDAIGIAADGRLFISVIGNFSANGASGVDEDLFVFNATSLGSNTAGTFALYFDGSDVGLSNSSSEDVDAAELTSSGTLLLSTVGSFSVTGLTGTGLDVVEFTPNSLGSTTSGTYSLYLSLASLGISTSENIAALHLEE is encoded by the coding sequence ATGTCCACCTCGTCTAAGGGCATTGTGGGGAAGGTCTGCGCCTTTGGAATCCTGCCGGCCCTGGTTCTGGGCTGGGGAGTCGCCCTCGCCGAAGGCCCCGCGCCTTCGGCAGACACCGCGTCCTACGCTACCGTCGCCGAGACGCTGATGAAGGAGGATGCCGCGGCCCCGCAAGGGGTCCCTGCCCTCCCCGATGAGCCCGTCCTGTCCGAGGTGCCGGAGGCACCGCTGGATATCGCCGCACTGAAAGCGGAGCACGCCGGTGGGCCGGGCCTCCACAGTGTCATTGTTACTACCGGCGTCTCGCAAAAACCCGGCCGGACGGATCGACCCGATCTTGCCGCCTTCGCCGCCCGACAAGGCGGCATCCTCAAGTACAGCTACGATGCAGCGCTTCCCGGGGTCTACAACCTGCGAGGACTCACTGACGCCGCCGTCGAAGAGCTCCGCAAGACGCCCGGCGTCGTCTCCGTCGAGGAAGACCAGTACTATCCCGACCTCCTGCGCCTCCACAAGAGCACGCCGCTCATTCGCGGCCTGCAAAGTCAGATCACCGGCGCCGGGCTCTCCGCCAACGGCAGCGGCATCCGCGTCTGCGTCGTCGACACCGGCATCGACTCCGATCACCTGATGTACAGCTCGCGCATCGACACCGCCGCCGGACGCGACTTCTACAACGACGACAACAACCCCGAAGATGACAACGGCCACGGCTCCCACGTCTCCGGCATCGCCGTCGGTGGGACCGGGCTCAGCGTCGACTTCGGCTGCGTCGGACCGCAACCGTTCCAGGGCGTCGCTCCCGCGGCCACCCTCATCGGCATCAAGGTGCTCAACAGCTCCGGCGGCGGATTCGACAGCGACATCATCGCCGGCATCAACTACGGTGCCGACCAGACCGCCAACGGCGGCCGCTGCGACGTCATGAACATGAGCATCGGCATCGGCCAATACTCAGGACCCTGCACGCACAGTTGGGCCGTCGCGGCCAACAACGCCGTCGCCAACGGCGTCGTTGTCGTCGCGGCATCAGGAAACGAAAACTACGCCAACGCTCTGTCTTCGCCCGCTTGCGGCGTGAATGTTATCGCCGTCGGCGCCACCTACAACGACGACTACCCCAACTGCGAAATCTCCACCTCGACCTTCAGTTGGGGCGTCTGCACGGACATCCGGCCCGTGGAGGACCAGATCGTCTGCTTCAGCAACGAAAGCGACTACCTCGACGTGGCCGCGCCCGGCTCCATCATCTACTCCGCCAGCAACGCCGCCGGCGGCGGATCGATCGTCGGCCAGTCGGGCACGAGCATGGCCAGTCCCCATGTCGCCGGACTCGCCGCCCTGATCCTCGACGCCGACCCGACTCTCACCCCGGCCGAGGTTCGCCAGATCATCCGCGACGGCGCCATCGACAAGGGCACGCCGGGATTCGACCGCGCGTACGGCTACGGCCGCATCGACGTCATCAACTCCCTCAACCTCGTCGGCGGAGTGGGCTGCACCACCAACCCCGAGTGTGACGACGGCCTGTGGTGCAACGGCGCCGAGACCTGCGTCGGCGGAACCTGCCAGTCCGGCACCGCCCCGAACTGCAATGACGGCGTCGCCTGCACGACCGACTCCTGCAACGAGTCCACCGATTCCTGCAACCATGTCCCCAGCAACGCCGCCTGCGACGACGGCCAGTTCTGCAACGGCGCCGAGACCTGCAACGTCACCCTCGGCTGCCAGGCGGGCACCGACCCCTGCGCCGGAGGCCCCTGCGACGAGAATAACAACCTCTGCCAGCAACCGTCCAACGAGCAGCTCTGGGTCGTCTTCACCACAGCCGCAACCGTCCCCGGCCTGGGCACCGTCCAGAACGAGGACATCGTCGCCTATGACGTGGGCGCCGGAACTTGGTCCTGGGTCTTCGACGGCAGCGACGTAGGACTCGGCAGCTTCGCCATCAACGGCATGACCAAGCTCGCCGACGGCAGCCTGCTGCTCACCTTCACGGCCGCCGGCACGGTCGGCGGTGTCGCCATGGATGATTCCGACATCGTGCGCTTCGTGCCGACCTCGCTCGGCGCCACGACCGCCGGCTCGTTCTCCATGTACTTCGACGGCAGTGACGTCGGCCTGACCGTCAACGACGAGGACATCGACGCCATCGGCATCGCGGCGGATGGCCGCCTCTTCATCTCCGTCATCGGCAATTTCTCGGCCAACGGCGCATCGGGCGTCGACGAGGATCTGTTCGTGTTCAATGCCACGAGCTTGGGAAGCAACACGGCCGGAACGTTCGCCCTGTACTTCGACGGCAGCGACGTAGGCCTGTCCAACTCCAGCAGCGAGGACGTTGACGCGGCGGAGCTGACTTCCTCGGGCACGCTGCTTCTCTCGACCGTGGGAAGCTTCTCGGTCACGGGCTTGACCGGAACCGGCCTGGACGTGGTCGAATTCACGCCGAATTCACTCGGCTCGACGACCTCGGGTACCTACAGCCTGTACCTGAGCCTCGCGTCGCTGGGCATCAGCACGTCGGAGAACATCGCCGCGTTGCATTTGGAGGAATAG
- the hppD gene encoding 4-hydroxyphenylpyruvate dioxygenase encodes MRGRWEPGENVLTDFLPIKGYDHIEFYVGNAKQAAHFYDKTFGFRPIAKRGLETGSRDKASYVMEQGKIRFVFSSSYGPDHEISRHCALHGDGVKAIALEVGDVEAALRETKARGATVLTPAKALEDEHGTYVYGEIKYAGDTIFRFVNRGNYRGAFAPGFRAIEAFGSPAVGLAAVDHIVTNVHLGEMNYWARWYEEVLGFRNLLAFTDKDISTEYSALMSKVMENGSGKCKFPINEPAEGKKKSQIEEFLDYYYGPGVQHVAMNTGDIYETVNELRRRDIDFLRVPDTYYDYMQERVGDVGEDWKKLRELGILIDKDEDGYLLQIFTAPVQDRPTLFFEVIERHGSRGFGIGNFKALFISIEREQELRGNL; translated from the coding sequence ATGCGGGGACGGTGGGAACCGGGAGAGAACGTCTTGACTGATTTCCTTCCCATCAAGGGTTACGACCACATCGAGTTTTACGTCGGGAATGCCAAGCAAGCCGCCCATTTCTATGACAAGACGTTCGGTTTCCGGCCCATTGCCAAGCGGGGGCTGGAGACGGGCAGCCGGGACAAGGCGAGCTACGTCATGGAGCAGGGCAAGATCCGCTTCGTGTTCTCCAGCTCGTACGGACCGGACCACGAGATCAGCCGGCACTGCGCCTTGCATGGCGATGGGGTGAAGGCGATTGCCCTGGAGGTCGGCGACGTGGAGGCCGCGCTGCGCGAGACGAAGGCCCGGGGAGCGACGGTGCTCACGCCGGCCAAGGCTTTGGAGGACGAGCACGGCACGTATGTATACGGGGAGATCAAGTATGCGGGAGATACGATCTTCCGGTTCGTGAACCGCGGGAACTACCGCGGGGCGTTCGCGCCGGGGTTCCGGGCGATCGAGGCTTTCGGATCGCCGGCGGTGGGGCTGGCGGCGGTGGATCACATCGTGACCAACGTCCATCTCGGGGAGATGAATTACTGGGCGCGGTGGTACGAGGAAGTGCTCGGTTTCCGCAACCTGCTGGCGTTCACCGACAAGGACATCAGCACGGAGTACAGTGCGCTGATGAGCAAGGTGATGGAAAACGGCTCGGGCAAGTGCAAGTTCCCCATCAATGAGCCGGCCGAGGGGAAGAAGAAGAGCCAGATCGAGGAGTTCCTCGACTACTACTATGGGCCCGGCGTGCAGCACGTGGCCATGAACACGGGCGACATCTACGAGACGGTGAACGAATTGCGCCGCCGGGACATCGATTTCCTCCGCGTGCCGGATACCTACTACGACTACATGCAGGAGCGCGTCGGGGACGTCGGCGAGGACTGGAAGAAGCTCCGCGAGCTGGGCATCCTGATCGACAAGGACGAGGACGGCTACCTGCTGCAGATCTTCACGGCACCGGTGCAGGACCGGCCGACGCTGTTCTTCGAGGTGATCGAGCGGCACGGTAGCCGGGGGTTCGGCATCGGCAACTTCAAGGCCCTGTTCATCAGCATTGAGCGGGAGCAGGAGTTGCGGGGGAATCTGTAG
- a CDS encoding nucleotidyltransferase domain-containing protein, producing MIELIEKHRARLDELCRAFDVHRLYLIGSALRGDFDPQRSDLDFVVEFNHFTVHEAADRFFGLLVDLEELFGRKIDLISYRAIRNPVFKRIVDERRMMLYAA from the coding sequence ATGATCGAGCTGATAGAAAAGCATCGTGCGCGTCTTGACGAGCTGTGCCGCGCGTTCGACGTACACCGGCTATACTTGATCGGCTCCGCGCTCCGAGGGGATTTCGACCCACAGCGGAGCGACCTCGATTTCGTCGTTGAGTTTAACCATTTCACCGTGCATGAGGCCGCGGATCGATTTTTCGGTTTGTTGGTTGATCTGGAGGAGCTCTTCGGGCGAAAGATTGACCTCATTTCCTATCGCGCGATCCGCAATCCCGTCTTCAAGCGGATCGTCGATGAGCGTCGGATGATGTTGTATGCCGCCTGA
- a CDS encoding DUF86 domain-containing protein, with translation MPPETTKLLLDMAAAADRITRFTAGKAFEDFAGDELLRSAVERQCGIIGEAMVRLIQCDSTAAESLTDYRKIAGFRHVLVHGYDAIDDEVTWSIVTEKLPVLRSELEKLLAG, from the coding sequence ATGCCGCCTGAAACGACTAAGTTGCTGTTGGATATGGCGGCGGCTGCCGACCGGATCACCCGATTCACCGCGGGCAAGGCGTTTGAGGACTTCGCGGGAGATGAACTATTGCGCTCAGCCGTCGAGCGCCAATGCGGCATTATCGGCGAGGCCATGGTTCGACTGATTCAATGCGACTCGACGGCAGCGGAGAGCCTTACCGACTACCGCAAGATTGCAGGATTTCGACACGTGCTCGTACATGGATACGACGCGATCGATGATGAGGTGACCTGGAGCATTGTAACGGAGAAGCTTCCCGTCCTGCGCTCGGAATTGGAGAAGCTGCTTGCCGGATAA
- a CDS encoding homogentisate 1,2-dioxygenase — protein MIHYHRLGSVPPKHHVTHYEDGKLLMEQCMTRVGFDSTYSILYYRTPPTDEFSVRSMEVAGFCPIEPVAEQPLHRRHIRTQDLKTDGDFLTARRTVLMNDDVRVGICKTSRPAEHWFNNGEGDECWFAYDKGGTLESVYGLLPFRKHDYVIIPKGTPYRLHVEGDRGTFLVFESPSYIDLPKQYRNESGQVTMDAPYSHRDFRVPTEMLTFDPAKHGKGPYPLVVKHGNRLTVHEYRHFPWDIAGWDGLSYPVAFNIHDYQPRTASVHLPPTTHITFAGRGFIICSFVPRKVDYYDRNGVKAIPCPYGHASVDCDEILYYVEGNFTSRKGIESQSISLHPMGVPHGPHPGTYEKSIGHDRTLELAVMCDTFKPLRLTSVADAVEDKDYHYTWVKRENEAMETSK, from the coding sequence ATGATCCACTACCACCGACTCGGCAGCGTTCCCCCCAAGCATCACGTCACGCACTACGAGGACGGCAAGCTCCTTATGGAACAGTGTATGACCCGCGTGGGGTTCGACAGCACCTACAGCATTCTCTACTACCGCACGCCGCCGACGGACGAGTTCAGCGTGCGATCGATGGAGGTGGCGGGGTTCTGTCCCATCGAACCGGTGGCCGAGCAGCCGCTGCACCGGCGGCACATCCGCACGCAGGACCTGAAGACCGACGGCGACTTCCTGACGGCTCGCCGAACGGTGCTGATGAACGACGACGTGCGCGTGGGCATCTGCAAAACAAGCAGGCCGGCGGAGCACTGGTTCAACAACGGCGAGGGCGACGAATGCTGGTTCGCGTATGACAAGGGCGGGACGCTTGAGAGCGTGTACGGCCTGCTGCCGTTTCGCAAACACGACTACGTGATCATCCCCAAGGGGACGCCGTATCGGCTGCACGTGGAGGGTGATCGGGGGACGTTCCTCGTTTTTGAGTCACCAAGTTACATCGATCTGCCCAAACAGTATCGCAACGAGAGCGGGCAGGTGACCATGGACGCGCCGTACTCTCACCGCGACTTCCGCGTTCCGACGGAGATGCTCACGTTCGACCCGGCGAAACACGGCAAGGGGCCGTATCCGCTGGTGGTCAAGCACGGCAACCGGCTGACGGTGCACGAGTATCGCCACTTTCCGTGGGACATCGCCGGGTGGGACGGGCTCTCTTATCCCGTGGCGTTCAACATTCACGACTACCAGCCGCGCACGGCCAGCGTCCACCTGCCGCCGACCACGCACATCACCTTCGCCGGCCGGGGGTTCATCATTTGCAGCTTCGTGCCCCGCAAGGTGGACTACTACGACCGCAACGGGGTCAAGGCCATTCCCTGCCCGTACGGCCACGCCAGCGTGGACTGCGACGAGATTCTCTATTACGTGGAGGGCAATTTCACCTCGCGGAAGGGGATCGAATCGCAGTCGATCAGCCTGCACCCTATGGGCGTGCCGCACGGCCCGCACCCGGGCACCTATGAGAAGAGCATCGGCCACGACCGCACGCTGGAGCTCGCGGTCATGTGCGATACGTTCAAACCGCTCCGCCTGACGTCCGTGGCCGACGCCGTCGAGGACAAGGATTACCACTACACGTGGGTGAAGCGGGAGAACGAGGCGATGGAGACGAGTAAGTAG
- a CDS encoding Fic family protein, translating to MHSAVAAICADIRNDAAVLLAALADTRPIHKRLFTKLTPPGYDYYAGNYRGDHYRCLRNYRNCIPGDERVSVHPWEVGAAMRGLHEQIGQLTAVIDSAVDVSAAQRLNMAVIAGTAVLVDFLTIHPYMDGNGHVARILLWSVLGRYGYWPDPKRWRIEPRTRHPDYVDGLFRYRRGQREILENFVLWTLGA from the coding sequence TTGCATTCCGCGGTAGCTGCTATTTGCGCGGATATCCGAAATGACGCCGCTGTTCTTCTGGCGGCGCTTGCGGATACACGGCCGATTCATAAGCGACTATTCACGAAATTAACTCCGCCCGGATACGATTATTATGCTGGCAACTACCGAGGCGACCACTATAGGTGTTTGCGAAACTACCGGAATTGCATTCCGGGGGATGAGCGAGTCAGCGTGCATCCCTGGGAAGTCGGTGCGGCAATGCGAGGGCTGCACGAACAAATCGGGCAGTTGACGGCAGTGATCGACAGCGCCGTTGACGTCTCAGCGGCACAGAGGTTGAACATGGCTGTCATTGCAGGCACGGCGGTCCTCGTCGACTTCCTTACGATCCATCCGTATATGGATGGAAACGGTCACGTGGCACGTATACTACTTTGGAGTGTGTTGGGCAGATACGGATACTGGCCTGACCCCAAGAGGTGGCGAATTGAACCCCGTACGAGGCACCCGGATTATGTCGACGGGCTGTTCAGGTACCGTCGGGGACAACGAGAGATTCTCGAGAACTTCGTATTGTGGACATTGGGTGCGTAG
- a CDS encoding metal ABC transporter permease, producing MSEFLRAVAENAFLQYALLAGIVASIACGVVGSYVVARRITYIAGGVAHCTLGGMGVARYLAEVHGWTFLTPLHGAIVAALLAAVIIGWVSLKSRQREDTVISALWAIGMAVGVLFIAKTPGYYQDLMSYLFGNILLVSREDLALIAGLDVLVVGTGLLFYNKLLAVCFDEEFARLRGVCVEFYYLLLLCLTALTVVVLVTVVGLVLVIALLTLPVAIAGHFVGRLWQVMLLSTLISAVVTTGGLAASYGPELPPGATTIVIAGGLYLLVLTLAQLPQRKCVGMR from the coding sequence GTGAGCGAATTCCTCCGAGCTGTCGCCGAAAACGCCTTCCTGCAATACGCCCTGCTGGCCGGAATCGTGGCCAGCATCGCCTGCGGCGTCGTCGGCAGCTACGTCGTCGCCCGGCGGATCACCTACATCGCCGGCGGCGTGGCCCACTGCACCCTCGGCGGCATGGGCGTCGCCCGCTACCTCGCCGAGGTCCACGGCTGGACCTTCCTCACCCCCCTGCACGGTGCCATCGTCGCGGCACTGCTCGCCGCGGTGATCATCGGCTGGGTGAGCCTGAAATCCCGCCAGCGGGAGGACACCGTCATCAGCGCCCTATGGGCGATCGGCATGGCCGTCGGCGTCCTCTTCATCGCCAAGACGCCCGGCTACTACCAGGACCTGATGAGCTACCTCTTCGGCAACATCCTGCTCGTCTCCCGCGAGGACCTCGCCCTCATCGCCGGCCTCGACGTGCTCGTCGTCGGCACCGGCCTGCTCTTCTACAACAAGCTGCTCGCCGTCTGCTTCGACGAGGAATTCGCCCGACTCCGCGGCGTGTGCGTGGAGTTCTACTACCTGCTGCTGCTCTGCCTGACGGCATTGACCGTCGTCGTGCTCGTAACCGTGGTGGGATTGGTGCTGGTCATCGCCCTGCTGACGCTGCCCGTGGCCATCGCCGGGCACTTTGTCGGCCGGCTCTGGCAGGTGATGCTGCTCTCGACGCTCATCAGCGCGGTGGTCACCACCGGCGGACTGGCCGCGAGCTACGGCCCGGAACTCCCCCCCGGCGCGACCACGATCGTCATCGCCGGCGGACTCTACCTCCTCGTCCTGACCCTGGCCCAACTGCCGCAGAGGAAATGCGTGGGGATGAGGTGA
- a CDS encoding ABC transporter ATP-binding protein, whose translation MRNGQRNLDNTDQPAIRLAGVTFAYDAAPVLRDVSLTIARRDYACIIGPNGGGKTTLLKLILGLLEPQKGDIEVLGRDPSDACRRIGYMPQRVQLDPQFPVSVMDVVLMGRLGRDSILGRYRRADREFARNALCEVGLDSVAARPFSALSGGQRQRVLIARALACEPEILLLDEPTANLDPAVQESLYTLLRGLNERLTVVIVSHDIGFVSAHFRTVVCVDHHVHTHSTSELTEQRVADMYGRPVRFLHHVNNAAGAKP comes from the coding sequence ATGCGCAACGGCCAACGCAACCTCGACAACACCGACCAGCCGGCGATCCGCCTTGCCGGCGTCACCTTCGCCTACGACGCCGCCCCCGTCCTCCGCGACGTGAGCCTCACCATCGCCCGCCGCGACTACGCCTGCATCATCGGACCCAACGGCGGCGGCAAGACCACCCTGCTCAAACTCATCCTCGGCCTGCTCGAACCGCAGAAGGGCGACATCGAAGTCCTCGGCCGCGATCCCTCCGACGCCTGCCGCCGCATCGGCTACATGCCCCAGCGCGTGCAGCTCGACCCGCAATTCCCCGTCAGCGTGATGGACGTCGTGCTCATGGGTCGCCTCGGCCGGGATTCCATCCTCGGCCGATACCGCCGCGCGGACCGCGAATTCGCCCGCAATGCGCTATGCGAAGTCGGGCTCGACTCCGTCGCGGCGCGCCCCTTCTCCGCCCTGTCCGGCGGACAGCGGCAACGCGTGCTCATCGCCCGGGCACTGGCCTGCGAGCCGGAAATCCTCCTCCTCGACGAGCCCACCGCCAACCTCGACCCCGCCGTGCAGGAAAGTCTCTACACGCTCCTTCGCGGCCTCAACGAGCGCCTCACCGTCGTCATCGTCTCGCACGACATCGGCTTCGTCTCCGCCCACTTCCGCACCGTCGTCTGCGTCGATCACCACGTGCACACGCATTCGACGAGCGAGCTTACCGAGCAGCGCGTCGCGGACATGTACGGCCGGCCGGTCCGCTTCCTCCACCACGTGAACAACGCCGCCGGAGCCAAGCCGTGA
- a CDS encoding CopG family transcriptional regulator — translation MSSPKHSIVTFKADASLIDALRAVPNRSSFIRSAVLAALDNMCPLCQGSGILNPQQRNHWAEFSADHKVEECDDCHEWHLVCAHDPAANEHRPRRARRRSRRGDSS, via the coding sequence ATGTCATCGCCCAAGCACTCCATCGTCACCTTCAAGGCCGACGCCTCGCTCATAGACGCCCTACGCGCCGTGCCCAACCGGTCGTCCTTCATCCGCTCGGCCGTGCTCGCCGCCCTCGACAACATGTGCCCGCTCTGCCAGGGCTCGGGCATCCTGAACCCCCAGCAGCGCAACCACTGGGCGGAGTTCTCGGCCGACCACAAGGTGGAAGAGTGCGACGACTGCCACGAATGGCACCTCGTCTGCGCCCACGATCCGGCGGCGAATGAACATCGCCCGCGACGCGCTCGCCGCCGGAGTCGCCGCGGGGATTCGAGCTAG
- a CDS encoding endonuclease, whose product MAGLRRSGIGYILIGLVFALLHASAFAQYDPPPGYYDTATGTGTVLKQQLHDIIDNHIVRSYDSARQSLALLDQDPDNLSNIILIYNGASVSGTWDSGATWDREHQWPRSLGVGDSGADTSDCFNLHSCNPSINSSRGNKPYGIGSGYWDPAALASPPTNDRGDCARAMFYMTVRYDGSDANTTDLELVNGFPGANQMGDLAKLLEWHYSDPVNDIERRRNHLIWSSADNPLYFQGNRNPFIDHPEFVWAIWGTTPNDSTLYVGSTMPGDGQSMETVEYRLLIDATPSPVNVTLHKAGTTPTTYDVIVSGNVTTDAEGTGETVVSGTQNRTITVNLVSTAVVGPADGTITIDNTDLTSAGTGKGDLDMDDVIEVTADVLDHAEASFDAGTDDNTLTLDFGGVPAGSGLHQLNFGIHNLEVTAGFTAALDVDSISPSGDTAELSTNLAPVANIPAGGAQFFTATLDGDAAPGAYSTTFVIAVSDENIPGAAPGTSLTLTLTGEILADGVPAASTWGLAALALLVLCAGTIVLLDRSHLGFRV is encoded by the coding sequence ATGGCTGGACTTCGTCGCTCAGGGATCGGGTACATCCTGATCGGTCTCGTTTTTGCACTCCTGCACGCGTCCGCATTCGCGCAGTATGACCCGCCGCCGGGCTATTACGACACGGCCACCGGCACGGGAACCGTGCTCAAGCAGCAGTTGCACGACATCATCGACAACCACATTGTCCGCTCCTACGACTCCGCCCGACAATCCCTCGCCCTCTTGGACCAGGACCCGGACAATCTTTCCAACATCATCCTGATCTACAACGGCGCCTCCGTCTCCGGCACATGGGACTCCGGCGCCACGTGGGACCGCGAGCACCAGTGGCCTCGGAGCCTGGGCGTCGGAGACTCCGGTGCTGATACCAGCGACTGCTTCAATCTCCATTCCTGCAATCCGAGCATCAACAGCTCGCGCGGGAACAAGCCCTATGGCATCGGCTCCGGATACTGGGACCCGGCCGCCCTGGCCTCACCGCCCACGAACGACCGGGGCGACTGCGCTCGCGCCATGTTCTACATGACCGTTCGTTACGACGGATCAGACGCGAACACGACCGATCTGGAGCTCGTCAACGGTTTTCCCGGTGCGAACCAGATGGGCGATCTGGCGAAGCTCCTCGAATGGCACTACTCCGATCCGGTCAACGACATCGAGCGGCGGCGTAATCACCTGATCTGGTCCAGCGCCGACAACCCCCTCTATTTCCAGGGCAACCGCAATCCCTTCATCGACCATCCCGAATTCGTGTGGGCCATCTGGGGAACGACTCCCAACGACTCGACCTTGTACGTCGGATCAACCATGCCCGGCGACGGGCAATCGATGGAGACGGTGGAGTATCGACTTCTCATTGATGCCACTCCCTCACCCGTCAACGTGACCCTGCACAAAGCCGGCACAACGCCCACCACGTACGACGTGATCGTCAGCGGAAACGTCACCACTGATGCCGAGGGCACAGGCGAAACCGTCGTCTCCGGAACGCAGAACCGCACCATCACCGTCAACCTGGTTTCCACCGCCGTGGTCGGACCGGCCGACGGAACCATCACCATCGACAACACCGACCTCACCTCCGCCGGAACCGGCAAGGGTGACCTGGACATGGACGACGTGATCGAGGTCACGGCCGACGTGCTCGACCACGCCGAAGCGTCTTTCGACGCCGGTACTGACGACAACACGCTTACGCTCGACTTCGGCGGCGTCCCGGCCGGCAGTGGACTGCACCAGTTGAACTTCGGCATCCACAATCTCGAAGTCACGGCGGGATTCACCGCGGCCCTGGATGTGGACTCAATTTCGCCTTCCGGCGACACGGCCGAGCTCTCCACCAACCTCGCCCCGGTGGCGAACATCCCCGCGGGCGGCGCGCAGTTCTTCACCGCCACGCTCGACGGCGACGCGGCGCCGGGAGCCTATTCGACCACGTTCGTCATCGCCGTCTCGGACGAGAACATCCCCGGCGCAGCGCCGGGTACCAGCCTGACACTCACGCTGACTGGCGAAATCCTGGCCGATGGCGTCCCCGCGGCATCGACGTGGGGGCTCGCCGCGCTGGCACTGCTCGTGCTGTGCGCGGGGACGATTGTGTTGTTAGATCGATCGCACCTTGGTTTTCGAGTCTAG